A section of the Perognathus longimembris pacificus isolate PPM17 chromosome 7, ASM2315922v1, whole genome shotgun sequence genome encodes:
- the Rpf1 gene encoding ribosome production factor 1: MAKAGGKSGGGGKKSMKRKAAAEESPEAEVVAGDAATENGVQPPKAAAFPPGFSISEIKNKQRRHLMFTRWKQQQRKEKLAAKKKLKKERDALGDKAPPKPIPKTIDNQRVYDETTVDPNDEEVAYDEATDEFSSYFNRQTSPKILITTSDRPHGRTVRLCEQLSTVIPDSHVYYRRGLALKKIIPQCISRDFTDLIVINEDRKIPNGLILSHLPNGPTAHFKMSSVRLRKEIKRRGKDPTEHIPEIILNNFTTRLGHSIGRMFASLFPHNPQFIGRQVATFHNQRDYIFFRFHRYIFKSEKKVGIQELGPRFTLKLRSLQKGTFDSKYGEYEWVHKPREMDTSRRKFHL; encoded by the exons ATGGCGAAGGCCGGCGGAAAGAGTGGCGGCGGCGGGAAGAAAAGCATGAAAAGGAAAGCTGCTGCCGAAGAgtctccggaggctgaggtcgTTGCTGGAGATGCGGCGACGGAAAACGGGGTCCAACCCCCAAAGGCAGCTGCCTTTCCCCCCGGCTTCAGCATTTCAGAGATCAAGAACAAACAGCGGCGACACCTGATGTTCACGCGGTGGAAACAGCAGCAGCGGAAG GAAAAGTTGGCAGCAAAGAAGAAGCTTAAAAAGGAGAGAGATGCTCTTGGTGAtaag GCTCCACCAAAACCTATACCCAAGACCATTGACAACCAACGAGTTTATGATGAAACCACTGTAGACCCTAATGATGAAGAG GTTGCTTATGATGAAGCCACAGAtgaattttcttcttatttcaacAGACAAACTTCTCCCAAAATTCTCATCACCACTTCAGATAGACCTCATGGG AGAACAGTGCGACTTTGTGAACAACTGTCCACAGTTATACCAGATTCACATGTTTATTATAGAAGAGGACTGGCTCTGAAGAAAATTATTCCACAGTGTATCTCAAGAGACTTCACAGATCTGATTGTTATCAATGAAGATCGTAAAATACCAA ATGGACTTATTTTGAGTCACTTACCAAATGGTCCAACTGCTCATTTTAAAATGAGCAGCGTTCGACTTCGAAAAGAAATTAAG agAAGAGGGAAAGACCCCACTGAACATATACCTGAGATAATTCTGAATAATTTTACTACACGGCTGGGTCATTCAATTGGACGTATGTTTGCTTCTCTTTTCCCCCATAATCCTCAATTTATTGGAAGGCAGGTTGCCACATTCCACAATCAGCGAGATTATATCTTCTTCAGATTTCACAG ATACATATTCAAGAGTGAAAAGAAAGTGGGAATTCAGGAACTTGGACCACGTTTTACCTTAAAACTAAGGTCTCTACAGAAAGGAACCTTTGATTCTAAATATGGAGAGTATGAATGGGTCCACAAG CCACGTGAAATGGATACAAGTCGAAGAAAGTTCCATTTATAA